The following proteins are encoded in a genomic region of Gemmatimonadales bacterium:
- a CDS encoding STAS domain-containing protein: MTFTVRRDVKGVVVVEVDGQLIVGNRHEMKAKVLEALEAGDRKFLIDFTKTAYIDSSGLGVLVSLSKKIRDEGGDLRLAGLNEDLKTLFELTKLDTLFAIADSPAEALGAF, from the coding sequence ATGACGTTCACGGTACGTAGGGATGTGAAGGGTGTGGTGGTCGTCGAGGTGGACGGCCAGCTCATCGTGGGCAACCGGCATGAAATGAAGGCCAAGGTGCTCGAGGCGCTCGAGGCCGGTGACCGGAAGTTCCTGATCGACTTCACCAAGACCGCCTACATCGACTCGTCGGGGCTGGGGGTGCTGGTCTCGCTGTCGAAGAAGATCCGCGACGAAGGCGGCGACCTCAGGCTCGCCGGGCTGAACGAAGACCTCAAGACGCTGTTCGAGTTGACCAAACTGGACACCCTGTTCGCGATCGCCGACTCCCCGGCGGAGGCGCTCGGGGCGTTTTGA